A window from Branchiostoma lanceolatum isolate klBraLanc5 chromosome 9, klBraLanc5.hap2, whole genome shotgun sequence encodes these proteins:
- the LOC136442219 gene encoding alpha-2,8-sialyltransferase 8B-like, giving the protein MPPVPRHIPAIHRRDTSIQSRNRTPRPTTVSTPASVASNSSWTFSAEELRKFRNITAKLHPDVRLQTHKLGIWPVICPKKGRRKQKSCKPPPFKYNVSDHTTCAVVGNGGILLESHCGAEIDSKDYVIRMNLPAIRGFERDVGRRTNLTVLNVSTPNRIRNSSLLENRTEDVYESRLRDINGTFLIASAREHAALETAMQQYQNQFSFVLLTSRRSFKVSRHIHRAAPGVHSAPEGGTPGLPSTGLAAVLTATALCDHLFLYGFFPFQQDENKRPLPYHYYPGDSIEPIIQAENHYMDKEYQFTNGGS; this is encoded by the exons ATGCCGCCTGTTCCACGCCACATCCCAGCAATCCATCGCAGAGACACCAGTATTCAGTCCCGCAACAGAACACCGCGTCCCACAACGGTGTCCACACCTGCTTCTGTAGCATCGAACTCTTCCTGGACATTCAGTGCTGAAGAGTTAAGAAAGTTCAG aaatATAACAGCGAAACTACATCCAGACGTGCGGCTTCAGACACACAAGTTGGGAATCTGGCCGGTGATCTGTCcaaagaaaggaagaagaaaacaaaaatcttGCAAGCCTCCGCCGTTCAAGTATAACGTTAGCGATCACACAACATGCGCCGTTGTAGGCAATGGAGGCATCCTACTGGAAAGCCACTGTGGCGCTGAAATAGATTCCAAAGACTACGTCATACGAATGAACCTTCCGGCCATCAGGGGATTCGAAAGAGACGTTGGGCGAAGGACTAACCTGACAGTTTTAAACGTTAGCACACCCAATCGGATAAGAAACTCATCTCTTTTGGAAAACAGGACTGAGGATGTATACGAGAGTCGTCTAAGAGACATCAATGGCACATTTCTAATTGCTAGTGCAAGAGAGCATGCTGCACTGGAGACGGCAATGCAGCAGTATCAAAAtcagttttctttcgttttgcTGACCAGTAGACGAAGTTTTAAAGTATCCCGTCATATTCACAG agCCGCGCCGGGGGTACATTCAGCACCGGAAGGCGGTACCCCGGGCCTGCCTTCTACGGGCCTGGCCGCCGTCCTCACCGCCACCGCGCTCTGCGACCATCTCTTCCTGTACGGCTTCTTCCCTTTTCAGCAGGACGAGAACAAGAGACCCTTACCGTACCACTACTACCCGGGCGATTCTATAGAGCCGATTATTCAGGCAGAAAATCACTACATGGATAAGGAATACCAGTTCACCAACGGGGGGTCTTAA
- the LOC136441362 gene encoding CMP-N-acetylneuraminate-poly-alpha-2,8-sialyltransferase-like encodes MASDPDVGTRSPQDQDTSAVRSKKLGRRLQRFIAILVFFASIHFLLQRSPRLEVHTRVMQPVPRYIPVIHRKDASVQSGSRTTRPPTVSTPPPAPRHIPVIHRNDTSIQPRSRTTRPATVSSPASVVSSNSSWTFNAEELTKIRNATSVLHPDVRLQTNKLGTWSVTCPRKGRRRRTSCNPPPFTYNVGNHTTCAVVGNGGILLGSHCGAEIDSKDYVIRMDLPAIGGFERDVGRRTNMTILNISTPQRIKDSSRLKNRTQDVYESRLRDINGTVLVAGRREHLALKTAMKKYHNQFSFVLLTCKDSFKTAPLLHRIASEVAPKTRTPGPPSTGQATVLTATAFCDQLYLYGFFPFQQDENKRPVPYHYYPDDSIEPIIQSRRHRMDKEYQFYKYLQQRGVLKLHVGKCHKQ; translated from the exons ATGGCGTCGGATCCGGATGTAGGCACAAGATCACCCCAAGACCAGGACACCTCTGCCGTAAGGTCCAAGAAGCTTGGAAGAAGACTCCAACGGTTTATCGCTATCCTAGTCTTCTTCGCTTCCATTCATTTCCTTCTACAGAGGTCGCCAAG ACTGGAGGTACATACAAGGGTTATGCAGCCTGTTCCACGCTACATCCCAGTGATCCACCGCAAAGACGCCAGTGTCCAGTCTGGCAGTAGGACGACACGTCCGCCAACGGTCTCTACGCCACCGCCTGCTCCACGCCACATCCCAGTGATCCATCGCAATGACACCAGTATTCAGCCCCGCAGTAGAACGACACGTCCGGCAACGGTCTCCTCTCCTGCCTCCGTGGTATCATCAAACTCGTCATGGACATTCAATGCTGAAGAGTTAACAAAAATCAG AAATGCTACCTCAGTACTACATCCCGACGTGCGGCTTCAGACAAACAAGTTGGGAACCTGGTCGGTGACTTGTCCAAGGAAAGGAAGAAGACGTCGAACATCTTGCAATCCACCGCCGTTCACGTATAACGTTGGTAATCACACAACATGTGCCGTTGTAGGCAATGGAGGCATCCTATTGGGTAGCCACTGCGGCGCTGAAATAGATTCCAAGGACTACGTCATACGGATGGACCTTCCGGCCATCGGGGGATTCGAAAGAGACGTTGGGCGAAGGACCAACATGACAATTTTGAACATTAGCACACCCCAGCGGATAAAAGATTCATCTAGATTAAAGAACAGGACTCAGGATGTATACGAGAGTCGTCTGAGAGACATCAATGGTACAGTTCTAGTCGCAGGTAGAAGAGAACATCTTGCTTTGAAGACGGCAATGAAGAAGTATCATAATCAATTTTCCTTCGTTTTGCTGACCTGCAAAGACAGTTTTAAAACGGCCCCTCTACTTCACAG GATCGCGTCGGAGGTAGCGCCGAAAACCCGCACTCCGGGTCCTCCCTCCACCGGCCAGGCCACCGTTCTCACCGCCACCGCGTTCTGTGACCAGCTCTACCTGTACGGCTTCTTTCCATTTCAGCAGGACGAGAACAAGAGACCCGTACCTTATCACTACTACCCGGACGATTCTATTGAGCCGATCATTCAGTCCAGAAGACACCGCATGGATAAGGAATACCAGTTCTACAAATATCTTCAACAACGGGGGGTTTTGAAGCTACATGTTGGGAAATGTCACAAACAGTGA
- the LOC136441363 gene encoding alpha-2,8-sialyltransferase 8B-like: MATKLDDTSPENQDTTALPRNRGPGRRVIIMIVVFAVSTTVHFLLNTFLSVEMTTPVPRYKLHRNVTVRVSQPAVTSRNPVLAPVSVSPHPTWTFNDKALQEIRKSAARLHPDIFLNRSTMVNWKEKPSLTCNVTAKTRNNQTCHSQHNIGHYRTCAVVGNGGILLRSQCGPFIDSKDYVIRIDLPAVKGFERDVGRRTNMTVLNMSTPKRVEESLQMKNRSQDVYESRLQNINGTVIVADRLSVGKLTRAFRKYRQSFVLLFSSERLKRGSGIRNVMSGVTGKRALGSPSTGLLTVLMASTFCDQLYLYGFFPFQRDEKKRPVPYHYYPDDYVKPILQAGKHHMSNEYNMYRQLQKRGVLKLHVGKCVK, translated from the exons ATGGCGACGAAACTAGACGATACATCACCTGAAAACCAGGATACCACTGCCCTGCCGAGAAACAGGGGTCCAGGAAGACGCGTCATAATCATGATCGTCGTCTTTGCTGTCTCCACAACGGTTCATTTCCTTCTAAACACGTTTTTAAG TGTAGAGATGACAACACCGGTGCCACGGTACAAGCTGCACAGGAACGTGACTGTACGTGTCAGTCAACCTGCCGTAACATCTCGTAACCCGGTCCTAGCGCCTGTCTCTGTTTCACCCCACCCCACTTGGACCTTCAATGACAAGGCGTTGCAAGAAATAAG AAAATCTGCAGCAAGACTACACCCTGATATATTCCTCAACAGAAGCACGATGGTAAATTGGAAGGAAAAGCCTTCACTGACCTGCAATGTTACAGCAAAAACCAGAAATAACCAAACGTGCCATTCACAACACAACATTGGTCACTACCGCACATGTGCCGTAGTGGGCAACGGCGGCATACTCCTGCGAAGCCAGTGCGGTCCTTTCATTGATTCTAAAGACTACGTCATACGGATAGACCTTCCAGCAGTGAAAGGATTCGAAAGAGACGTTGGACGAAGGACAAATATGACAGTTTTGAACATGAGCACACCAAAGCGAGTGGAAGAATCTTTACAAATGAAAAACCGAAGTCAGGATGTATACGAAAGTCGTCTACAAAACATCAACGGCACAGTTATAGTGGCAGATAGACTGTCAGTGGGTAAACTGACGAGGGCTTTCCGGAAGTACAGACAGTCCTTCGTCTTGTTATTCAGCTCAGAGAGGCTGAAGAGAGGATCTGGAATTCGAAA TGTAATGTCTGGGGTAACCGGGAAACGCGCTCTCGGAAGTCCCTCCACGGGCCTCCTTACCGTCCTCATGGCCAGCACGTTCTGTGACCAGCTCTATCTGTACGGCTTCTTCCCATTTCAGCGGGATGAGAAGAAGAGACCCGTACCTTACCACTACTACCCGGACGATTACGTCAAGCCCATCCTCCAGGCTGGAAAACACCACATGAGCAACgagtacaacatgtacagacAGCTACAGAAACGAGGTGTTCTGAAGCTGCATGTTGGGAAATGTGTAAAATAG